From Vicinamibacteria bacterium, one genomic window encodes:
- a CDS encoding tetratricopeptide repeat protein, whose product SGSIQMERGSDEDLLSGLEEMIAELGRRPNRIEVRDPTLARLLSDRLGNEIDVVPTERLEGVERFLDLFAKEASSADIPGALDVAGVTVEAMRRFAEAARAFCEAAPWRHLTNRDLIEIRAGAPPGLGYAVVLGNGRSMRGIGFFDNERTFWDVSSGQSPAKKGVWHLGFDDVSQMPLQDAELWVENDLEVADDDAYPVALCIQSRHRIKRPSPRVLDFLTGLMSALAESRPEDLDKGKWERSGYGFTLPFLLQPPAREELVQRGILPDPRVFERLHFLLARKMESRPDATFDDLRSVFERELTGMPLDEIPFEPRTDAERAQEIFFQALDAWGRHQIQLVHEALQFDPACVDALVLQAELAGDVGQAMESYGRALEAGKEVLESGRHDAPAGELWNHYPARPFLRALHGMADLMAEVGDWETAIACYTQLLALDRSDHQGVRYELFSALFAAGQFKEAEGLAKAQGKEAEPVWTYGRALAIFAQVGDKPKARKALEAAISRNPLVAEMLLDFEPDFASDEEDVVNAQNCVGTLNEAWEEIDGALDWLYERYEPG is encoded by the coding sequence GGTCCGGCTCGATACAAATGGAGCGAGGAAGCGACGAGGACCTCCTCTCCGGACTCGAGGAGATGATCGCCGAGCTCGGACGAAGGCCGAACCGGATCGAGGTTCGCGACCCGACGCTGGCTCGCTTGCTGTCCGATCGCCTGGGGAACGAGATCGACGTCGTGCCCACCGAGCGACTCGAGGGTGTGGAAAGGTTCCTCGATCTTTTCGCCAAGGAAGCTTCAAGCGCCGATATCCCAGGTGCTCTCGATGTGGCGGGAGTCACCGTGGAAGCGATGCGGCGTTTTGCCGAGGCGGCGCGCGCATTCTGCGAAGCCGCTCCCTGGCGGCATCTCACGAATCGCGACCTCATCGAGATCCGTGCCGGAGCGCCTCCAGGACTCGGCTATGCCGTCGTCCTCGGCAACGGGCGCTCGATGAGGGGTATCGGTTTCTTCGACAACGAGAGGACCTTTTGGGACGTTTCTTCGGGGCAATCCCCTGCCAAAAAGGGTGTCTGGCACTTGGGCTTCGACGACGTGTCCCAGATGCCCCTACAGGATGCCGAGCTCTGGGTGGAGAACGATCTCGAAGTGGCCGACGACGACGCGTACCCCGTCGCCCTGTGCATTCAGTCGCGCCATCGGATCAAGAGACCGAGCCCCCGTGTTCTGGATTTCTTGACGGGTCTCATGAGCGCGCTCGCCGAGAGCCGTCCCGAAGACCTCGACAAAGGCAAATGGGAGAGGTCGGGTTACGGGTTCACTCTTCCTTTTCTTCTCCAGCCTCCCGCGCGAGAGGAGCTCGTCCAAAGGGGCATCCTGCCCGATCCTCGTGTCTTCGAGCGCCTCCATTTTCTTCTGGCACGAAAGATGGAGAGTCGGCCGGATGCGACCTTCGATGATCTGCGGTCCGTGTTCGAACGGGAGCTGACGGGCATGCCCCTCGACGAGATTCCGTTCGAGCCCCGAACCGATGCCGAGCGCGCTCAGGAAATCTTCTTTCAGGCTCTCGACGCCTGGGGGCGGCATCAGATCCAGCTCGTCCACGAGGCCCTTCAGTTCGACCCCGCGTGCGTCGATGCTCTCGTATTGCAAGCCGAGCTCGCGGGCGACGTCGGGCAGGCGATGGAGTCCTACGGTCGGGCGCTCGAAGCGGGGAAAGAGGTTCTCGAATCGGGACGGCACGACGCGCCCGCGGGCGAGCTTTGGAATCACTATCCCGCCAGACCCTTTCTCCGAGCGCTGCACGGGATGGCCGATCTGATGGCCGAGGTAGGAGACTGGGAGACGGCGATCGCGTGCTACACACAGCTTCTCGCTCTCGACCGGAGCGACCATCAGGGAGTCCGCTACGAGCTGTTCTCGGCCCTCTTTGCGGCGGGACAATTCAAGGAGGCCGAAGGGTTGGCCAAGGCGCAGGGCAAAGAGGCGGAGCCTGTCTGGACCTATGGCCGGGCTCTGGCCATCTTCGCCCAGGTGGGCGACAAACCGAAAGCGCGGAAGGCGCTGGAGGCGGCGATATCGAGAAACCCTCTCGTGGCAGAAATGCTGCTGGATTTCGAGCCCGACTTCGCGTCGGATGAAGAAGACGTTGTCAACGCCCAGAACTGCGTCGGCACGTTGAACGAGGCGTGGGAGGAGATCGACGGGGCACTCGACTGGCTCTACGAGCGGTACGAACCGGGTTAG